Proteins encoded within one genomic window of uncultured Draconibacterium sp.:
- a CDS encoding efflux RND transporter permease subunit → MKKLTKFSVDYPVTVLMVVLGVLLLGYISYDKLGVDLFPDLNSPRIFVEVTSGERPPEEMEQQFVENIEALAIRQSDVIQVTSSSRVGSAQITVEYAWNKDMDEAFLDLQKALNTLTQNSDIDELQITQHDPNTTPVMIIGLKHNEITNMNELRKVAENYVRNELVRLEGVAEVEISGQEESEIVIETDIYRLDAQGLSMDEVASRIQNFNRNVSGGQITDMGTQYIVKGVSMLQTVEDFENLIVGYKAVRNTETTANQNRIAMAPVYLKDVAAVSIGNKEPTNIVHINGERCLGLSIYKETKFNTVNAVDQINEALVDIDKALPGYELIGVTNQGRFISSAIGEVQETALLGILLAIVVLFVFLRRFGTTLIVSVAIPISIVATFNLMYFNHLTINIMTLGGLALGAGMLVDNAIVVLENIFRNHENGMSVKDAAINGTAQVGGAITASTLTTIIVFLPIVYLHGASGELFKDQAWTVAFSLISSLVVAIFLIPMMYHRFYRKRTAPLKSKSVKVGGYGRFLSKVIDAKWVVIIITTLAIGGAGLLIPYIGTEFMPKTQTHELTVNLKLQEGTELERTESTVRNLEGILMDYLGDNLDKIYSQAGPSSSISGDQNAVFEGENTAELKVILRPESTISTESIVKTLDQLTANIEGLEVSFSQEESALQSILGTDEAPVVVEVRGEELDEIERVVNQVKEKMQGVNGLFNIQTSIEDGAPEVEIHVDRMRAGMYNIDISSVITQMQDQLQGKDAGELERSGEMQDITIKVPEKSIDEIGSLIITSGDQVFRLSEIADITYGVSPKEIFRRNQNRIGKVTAQLEDGIPLDHVANDIRLQTASIDLLPDYRIMVTGEEEKRQESLTNLTFALLLSIVLVYMVLASQFESLIHPFTILLTIPLAVVGSVLVFFILGKTFNIMAIIGVIMLVGIAVNDSIILVDRINQLIREGVERKQAILQAGQQRIRPIVMTSLTTILALLPLTVGFGESASLRSPMALAVVGGLVTSTLLTLIVIPCVYDVLDRVRSVFVKKN, encoded by the coding sequence ATGAAAAAATTAACGAAATTTTCTGTCGATTACCCGGTTACCGTATTAATGGTGGTGCTTGGCGTTTTATTGCTGGGCTACATTTCGTACGATAAATTGGGAGTCGATCTGTTTCCCGATCTGAATTCGCCACGCATTTTTGTGGAAGTGACTTCGGGCGAGCGGCCTCCGGAAGAAATGGAGCAGCAGTTTGTTGAAAACATCGAAGCGCTTGCCATTCGCCAGTCCGACGTAATTCAGGTAACTTCTTCATCGCGGGTAGGATCGGCACAAATAACAGTAGAATACGCCTGGAATAAAGATATGGATGAAGCTTTTCTCGACCTGCAAAAGGCCTTGAATACGCTTACCCAGAATTCTGATATTGACGAACTGCAGATCACTCAACACGATCCGAACACAACGCCGGTAATGATAATTGGGCTGAAGCACAACGAAATTACCAACATGAACGAGCTGCGAAAAGTGGCCGAAAACTACGTAAGAAACGAGTTGGTACGTTTGGAAGGTGTTGCCGAGGTAGAAATATCGGGCCAGGAAGAGAGTGAAATAGTTATTGAAACGGATATTTACCGACTCGATGCGCAGGGGCTTTCTATGGACGAAGTAGCGTCGCGCATTCAGAATTTTAACCGCAACGTTTCTGGTGGACAAATTACCGATATGGGCACGCAATACATTGTAAAAGGTGTATCGATGTTGCAAACGGTTGAGGATTTTGAAAACCTGATAGTTGGTTATAAAGCTGTTCGTAATACAGAAACAACTGCCAATCAAAACCGGATTGCAATGGCTCCGGTTTATTTAAAAGATGTGGCAGCGGTTTCTATCGGAAATAAAGAGCCAACAAACATTGTTCACATAAATGGCGAACGTTGTTTGGGACTTTCCATTTATAAAGAAACAAAATTCAATACAGTAAATGCTGTTGATCAAATCAACGAAGCATTGGTAGATATTGATAAGGCACTTCCGGGTTACGAACTGATTGGCGTAACCAACCAGGGACGCTTTATCAGCAGTGCCATTGGCGAAGTGCAGGAAACAGCTTTGCTGGGTATTCTTCTGGCAATCGTTGTTCTATTTGTTTTCCTGCGCCGTTTCGGAACTACATTGATTGTGAGTGTTGCTATACCAATCTCGATTGTGGCCACTTTCAACCTAATGTATTTCAACCATCTCACTATAAATATTATGACATTGGGAGGGCTTGCCTTGGGTGCGGGTATGTTGGTTGACAATGCCATTGTGGTTTTGGAGAATATATTCCGGAACCACGAAAACGGAATGAGTGTTAAAGATGCAGCAATTAACGGAACAGCCCAGGTGGGAGGAGCCATTACAGCATCTACGCTTACCACCATTATCGTTTTTCTTCCAATTGTTTATTTGCATGGTGCTTCGGGCGAGTTGTTTAAAGATCAGGCCTGGACGGTAGCATTTTCGCTGATATCGTCGTTGGTTGTAGCGATCTTTTTAATCCCGATGATGTACCATCGTTTTTACCGAAAAAGGACTGCTCCTTTAAAATCAAAATCGGTAAAAGTTGGCGGTTATGGGCGTTTTTTATCTAAAGTAATTGATGCCAAATGGGTGGTAATAATTATAACAACTCTGGCCATTGGAGGAGCTGGGTTGTTGATACCGTATATCGGTACCGAATTTATGCCAAAAACACAAACGCACGAGCTTACTGTTAATCTGAAATTGCAGGAAGGAACGGAACTAGAGCGCACGGAGTCGACAGTGAGAAACTTGGAAGGTATTTTAATGGATTACCTGGGCGATAATTTGGATAAAATTTATTCGCAGGCCGGTCCGTCGTCGAGTATTTCGGGCGATCAGAATGCTGTTTTTGAGGGTGAAAATACGGCTGAGTTAAAAGTAATTCTGAGGCCAGAATCAACCATTTCAACCGAAAGTATTGTAAAAACACTCGATCAGTTAACCGCTAATATCGAAGGATTAGAAGTTAGTTTCTCGCAGGAAGAAAGTGCACTTCAGTCCATTCTTGGAACCGATGAAGCTCCTGTTGTGGTTGAAGTTCGTGGCGAAGAGCTGGACGAAATCGAACGGGTTGTTAACCAGGTGAAAGAAAAAATGCAGGGAGTTAACGGACTTTTCAATATTCAGACATCGATTGAAGATGGTGCTCCTGAAGTTGAAATTCATGTTGACCGCATGCGTGCCGGAATGTATAACATCGACATTAGCAGTGTAATTACGCAAATGCAGGATCAGCTGCAGGGTAAAGATGCCGGCGAACTGGAACGTAGTGGCGAAATGCAGGATATTACCATTAAAGTTCCCGAGAAAAGTATCGATGAAATTGGTTCGCTGATCATTACATCGGGCGACCAGGTTTTCCGTTTAAGTGAAATTGCCGACATAACTTACGGCGTATCGCCAAAAGAAATTTTCAGAAGGAATCAAAACCGCATAGGAAAAGTTACGGCACAGTTGGAAGACGGTATTCCGTTGGATCATGTGGCAAACGATATTCGCTTGCAAACAGCAAGCATCGATTTGTTGCCTGATTACCGTATCATGGTAACCGGTGAAGAAGAGAAACGTCAGGAATCGTTGACGAACTTAACTTTTGCACTGTTGCTTTCTATTGTGTTGGTATACATGGTGTTGGCTTCTCAATTCGAGTCGCTTATTCATCCGTTTACCATTCTTTTAACTATTCCGCTGGCTGTCGTGGGTAGTGTTCTTGTCTTCTTTATTCTCGGAAAAACATTCAACATTATGGCCATTATCGGGGTGATTATGTTGGTGGGTATTGCCGTAAACGACTCGATCATTCTGGTCGACCGGATCAATCAGCTTATCCGCGAGGGAGTAGAACGAAAACAAGCTATTCTGCAAGCCGGGCAGCAACGTATACGGCCAATTGTTATGACCAGTTTAACAACCATATTAGCCCTGTTACCACTTACCGTTGGTTTTGGCGAAAGTGCATCGCTGCGTTCGCCAATGGCGCTGGCTGTGGTTGGCGGTTTGGTAACTTCAACCTTACTTACACTTATTGTAATCCCTTGTGTTTACGATGTTTTGGATAGGGTGAGGAGTGTTTTTGTGAAGAAGAATTAG
- a CDS encoding efflux RND transporter permease subunit, whose product MKFIINRKIFISMLFLGLTMLGYISYKQLPVELMPNAELPMLFVQIQSRIEVDPSYLENQAVIPVEGAIGTMEGIEDMESFINNRSASIQVNFKQNVNFKYTFLKLQEKIDLIAGELDDNFIVTVNRVDMDQLTNQFMELQIRGSGGVDRVRNIVDQEITAQMENIDGVASVSVYGGKERSIEVTYDAGACEAYGITPAQIQSAISGNSTNRTFTGYLHDAQKQYFVHVTAEYDKVSDIENIVVADGPIYLKDVADVFFGVKEETSISRINGLDAVSMSLVSDSQANLIELSHNVQEEIAELNRKLAAKDVQIVVQTNLAETMEKNIDQIIDLALVGGLLAIFVLWMFLKNLRIVSFIALAIPISVFTAFNLFYAFNISLNSLTLVGLVLAIGMLLDNSIVVLENIYRLSGNKMSPEQSVTQGTKEVWRSIVAATLTTVTVFLPFVFSTDYMVKLLGNHVGVSIISTLIVSLFVALLLIPMAAHVLLRKKRQHNIFYEKVTTNNRIIQIYILLLKASMRVPARTIIGALVFFFLTVFIVLAVSVTNLQEVEEEQFNIYVTMPTGTTLEATDKVVADVESRLEDIAEKQDLSANIEAEEAILTFILSENYKDIDDRTIAEIKQDVEDRIGNVSQGEVGLEAPTSSASFRGGGGGRSGTQGFQQFMGIGSNQERVVIKGENFEVMKGVAEDLLYYIEDLESIRRANISVSNNRPEVHMYFNQMLLTEYGITLQNIMSELGTFTREFTSGVNFKQGTDEYEIVIKEKLPDGVEEDKDEKGIEDLRRLQVSNTQGATYDMDELADMVYAEGMASVTRVNQEKLIELTYSFVDEASESNDLLEAYRLEIDDIIGAYKLPSGVAVEVIHEEDQYAEFKFLIAAAFILILMILASVFESVSTPFVLIFSIPLAAIGSFLALIFTGNSLFNANTLMGFIILIGVVVNNGIILIDYTNILRKRGYRKSRALMAAGLSRVRPILITAITTIVALFPLAMGQAEYVGAIGAPFAITVIGGLALSTILTLVFIPTLYAGMENALDWIKSLHLGLKLGMLTVFIIGAIFVYLRVDSFVWQLLDFILLIVLVPGVVAFTMNSLRQASEKVVDENEPIRIKVRRLVKIYDRDSRFMREWKSGLKIRERAGLSKDYKHLRDFSDLIWQVPLFIFVTYFTFFYIESHLWMWILSHGVFFFLFLLRVPLNQMLINKHEATGKAFYLKLNKWIYNILFWIVPLVFLLYFYRDWDNLGMVIFIAIIWYILLVFYATAEYIHNKDVNIARIEGRFGALRRGYFNMVRQIPVIGKRKKPFRALNGVSLEIKTGMFGLLGPNGAGKSTMMRIITGVLEQSYGKIWINGMDTQKYREELQGLIGYLPQAFGTYENMSAWEFLDYQAILKGIKDTKTREDRLEYVLKSVHMWERRTDKIGAFSGGMKQRIGIAQILLNLPRILVVDEPTAGLDPRERIRFRNLLVELSRERIVIFSTHIIEDISSSCNQVAVINRGNLKYFGTPNDMVNMGNNFVWQFSVPAKEFDKMTNKQMIVHHMRDGENIKMRCLAKEKPAPDAVSVLPNLEDAYLCLLKDFV is encoded by the coding sequence ATGAAATTCATTATTAACAGAAAAATATTCATCAGTATGCTGTTTTTGGGATTAACCATGTTGGGTTATATCTCATACAAACAGTTGCCGGTGGAACTCATGCCAAATGCCGAGCTCCCGATGCTGTTCGTCCAGATTCAGTCGCGGATTGAGGTGGATCCGAGCTACCTGGAAAATCAGGCGGTTATTCCGGTTGAAGGAGCTATTGGGACAATGGAAGGCATTGAAGATATGGAGTCGTTTATTAACAACCGCTCGGCATCCATACAGGTAAATTTTAAACAGAACGTCAACTTTAAATACACCTTCCTGAAATTGCAGGAAAAGATCGACCTGATAGCAGGCGAGCTCGACGATAACTTCATTGTAACGGTTAACCGCGTTGATATGGATCAGCTCACCAACCAGTTTATGGAGCTGCAGATTCGTGGTAGTGGCGGAGTTGATCGTGTGCGAAATATCGTTGACCAGGAAATTACCGCCCAGATGGAAAACATCGACGGGGTAGCTTCTGTGTCGGTTTACGGGGGTAAAGAACGTTCGATTGAAGTAACATACGATGCGGGTGCCTGCGAGGCTTACGGAATTACTCCGGCACAAATTCAGAGTGCCATTTCCGGCAATTCTACCAACCGAACATTTACCGGTTACCTGCACGATGCGCAAAAGCAATATTTTGTGCATGTTACTGCCGAGTACGATAAAGTTTCTGACATCGAAAATATTGTTGTGGCCGATGGCCCGATCTATTTAAAAGATGTGGCCGATGTGTTTTTTGGTGTTAAAGAAGAAACATCCATCAGTCGTATCAACGGATTGGATGCGGTTTCTATGAGTTTGGTGAGCGATTCGCAGGCTAATCTTATCGAACTGTCGCATAACGTACAGGAAGAGATTGCTGAATTAAATAGAAAATTGGCTGCCAAAGATGTCCAAATCGTGGTTCAGACCAACCTGGCTGAAACCATGGAGAAAAACATTGATCAGATTATTGATCTGGCACTGGTTGGAGGTTTGCTGGCCATTTTTGTACTTTGGATGTTCCTGAAAAATCTGCGCATTGTTTCATTTATTGCACTTGCCATTCCAATTTCGGTATTTACTGCTTTTAACCTGTTTTATGCCTTTAATATTTCGCTGAACAGTTTAACCTTGGTTGGCCTTGTTTTGGCCATCGGTATGCTGCTCGACAATAGTATTGTGGTGCTCGAAAATATATACCGGCTTTCGGGTAATAAAATGAGCCCCGAGCAATCGGTAACGCAGGGAACAAAAGAGGTTTGGCGCTCGATTGTGGCGGCAACGCTTACAACAGTTACGGTATTTTTACCATTTGTTTTCTCTACCGATTACATGGTGAAATTGCTGGGTAACCACGTAGGAGTATCCATTATTTCTACGCTTATTGTTTCGTTATTTGTGGCCTTGTTGCTCATTCCAATGGCGGCTCACGTGCTGTTGCGTAAAAAACGTCAACACAATATCTTTTACGAAAAGGTTACTACCAATAACCGCATAATTCAAATTTATATTCTGTTACTGAAAGCCAGTATGCGCGTTCCGGCACGTACCATAATCGGCGCGTTGGTGTTCTTCTTTTTAACTGTATTTATTGTGCTGGCGGTTAGTGTAACCAATCTGCAGGAAGTTGAAGAAGAGCAATTCAATATTTACGTTACCATGCCAACCGGAACCACGCTGGAAGCAACCGATAAAGTAGTTGCCGATGTGGAAAGCCGTTTGGAAGACATTGCTGAAAAGCAGGATCTATCGGCCAATATTGAAGCAGAAGAGGCTATTCTGACATTCATTCTTAGCGAAAATTACAAAGATATTGATGATCGTACTATTGCCGAAATCAAACAAGATGTTGAAGACCGGATTGGCAATGTTTCGCAGGGAGAAGTTGGTCTTGAAGCACCTACATCGAGTGCCAGCTTCCGTGGCGGCGGCGGTGGTCGTTCAGGCACGCAGGGATTCCAGCAGTTTATGGGAATCGGCTCGAATCAGGAGCGTGTGGTTATAAAAGGCGAAAACTTTGAGGTGATGAAAGGCGTTGCCGAAGATTTGCTTTACTACATCGAAGATCTTGAATCGATCCGCCGGGCAAATATCAGCGTGTCGAACAACCGGCCCGAAGTACACATGTATTTCAACCAGATGCTGCTGACCGAATATGGAATTACGCTTCAGAATATTATGTCGGAGCTTGGAACTTTTACCCGTGAGTTTACCTCGGGAGTGAATTTTAAGCAGGGCACGGATGAGTACGAAATCGTGATAAAAGAAAAATTGCCCGATGGCGTTGAGGAGGATAAAGATGAAAAGGGAATTGAAGATCTTCGTCGCTTGCAGGTTAGCAATACTCAGGGCGCCACTTACGATATGGATGAACTGGCTGACATGGTTTACGCCGAAGGAATGGCCAGCGTTACCCGTGTAAACCAGGAAAAGCTGATTGAATTAACCTACAGTTTTGTTGACGAAGCCAGCGAATCGAATGATTTGCTTGAAGCTTATCGTCTTGAAATTGACGATATAATTGGTGCTTACAAACTGCCGTCGGGAGTTGCTGTTGAGGTAATTCACGAAGAAGATCAGTATGCTGAATTTAAGTTCTTGATTGCTGCGGCTTTCATCCTTATTCTAATGATTTTGGCATCGGTTTTCGAATCGGTATCAACACCGTTCGTACTGATTTTCTCTATTCCACTGGCTGCCATCGGATCATTCCTGGCGCTTATTTTTACCGGGAACAGTCTGTTTAACGCCAATACTTTAATGGGTTTTATAATCCTGATTGGGGTAGTGGTGAACAACGGAATTATTCTGATCGATTACACCAATATTCTCCGAAAGCGGGGCTACCGAAAATCGCGTGCTTTAATGGCCGCCGGTCTTTCGCGTGTTCGCCCGATTTTAATTACAGCCATTACCACTATTGTAGCGTTATTCCCACTGGCAATGGGACAGGCCGAATATGTTGGTGCCATTGGTGCTCCGTTTGCCATTACAGTAATTGGCGGTTTGGCATTAAGTACAATACTTACACTGGTTTTTATTCCAACATTATACGCCGGAATGGAAAATGCGCTCGACTGGATTAAGTCGTTACATCTTGGCTTAAAACTGGGAATGTTGACGGTGTTTATCATCGGAGCCATTTTTGTCTATCTGCGAGTGGATAGCTTTGTTTGGCAATTGCTCGATTTTATTTTGCTGATTGTTCTGGTGCCGGGAGTTGTAGCCTTTACAATGAACAGTTTGCGCCAGGCCAGCGAGAAAGTTGTGGATGAAAACGAACCAATACGAATTAAAGTCAGAAGGCTGGTAAAAATTTACGACCGCGATTCGCGTTTTATGCGCGAATGGAAATCGGGATTGAAGATTCGTGAACGTGCCGGTCTGTCAAAAGATTATAAACACCTACGCGATTTTTCTGATCTCATCTGGCAAGTACCATTGTTTATTTTCGTTACTTATTTTACCTTCTTCTACATCGAAAGCCATTTGTGGATGTGGATATTGTCGCACGGCGTTTTCTTCTTCCTGTTCTTGTTAAGAGTGCCGCTAAACCAGATGCTGATAAACAAACATGAAGCTACGGGAAAAGCCTTTTATCTGAAGCTGAACAAATGGATTTATAACATTTTATTCTGGATTGTGCCATTGGTTTTCCTTCTCTATTTCTACAGAGACTGGGACAACCTGGGAATGGTAATCTTTATTGCAATTATCTGGTACATTTTGCTGGTGTTCTATGCAACGGCAGAATACATCCATAACAAAGACGTGAATATTGCCCGCATTGAAGGACGTTTTGGAGCTCTTCGCCGTGGTTACTTTAATATGGTTCGCCAGATTCCGGTAATCGGAAAACGGAAAAAACCTTTCCGTGCATTAAACGGTGTTTCGTTGGAAATTAAAACCGGTATGTTTGGTTTACTTGGACCAAACGGTGCTGGTAAATCAACCATGATGCGGATTATTACCGGTGTGCTCGAACAGAGTTACGGAAAGATCTGGATAAATGGAATGGATACGCAAAAATACCGCGAAGAGCTTCAGGGATTGATCGGTTATTTGCCACAGGCTTTTGGTACTTACGAAAATATGTCCGCCTGGGAATTTCTCGATTATCAGGCAATATTGAAAGGAATAAAAGATACCAAAACGCGCGAAGACCGATTGGAGTACGTGCTAAAAAGTGTTCATATGTGGGAACGCCGGACAGATAAAATTGGAGCATTCTCAGGCGGTATGAAACAGCGGATTGGTATTGCACAAATCCTGTTAAACCTGCCGCGTATTTTGGTTGTTGACGAACCTACCGCCGGTCTCGATCCGCGCGAACGTATTCGTTTCCGTAACTTGCTGGTGGAGCTGAGCCGCGAGCGAATCGTAATTTTCTCGACACACATTATCGAGGATATTTCAAGTTCGTGTAACCAGGTAGCGGTAATTAACCGTGGTAACCTGAAATATTTTGGAACACCAAACGATATGGTAAATATGGGTAATAATTTTGTTTGGCAATTCTCGGTTCCGGCTAAGGAATTTGACAAAATGACCAATAAACAAATGATTGTTCACCACATGCGCGATGGCGAAAATATTAAGATGCGTTGTTTGGCCAAAGAAAAGCCGGCACCCGATGCTGTAAGCGTATTGCCAAATCTTGAGGATGCTTATTTGTGTTTGTTAAAAGACTTTGTTTAA
- a CDS encoding GxxExxY protein, which produces MKMDYKYSDLTEAIIKCFYKVYNELGYGFLEKVYHNALLIELQNEELKVESQKPIKVSYQGDVVGEYYADIIVEDVVILELKATETVTEAHEFQLINYLKATDLEIGLLLNFGKKPQVKRKIFSNKNLR; this is translated from the coding sequence ATGAAAATGGATTACAAATATTCTGATTTAACCGAAGCAATAATTAAATGCTTCTATAAGGTTTACAATGAATTGGGATATGGTTTCCTTGAAAAAGTCTATCACAATGCACTTTTAATAGAGTTGCAAAATGAGGAGTTGAAAGTTGAATCGCAGAAACCAATAAAAGTAAGTTATCAGGGAGATGTAGTTGGAGAATATTACGCAGATATTATTGTGGAGGATGTGGTTATTCTTGAGTTAAAAGCAACCGAAACTGTGACAGAAGCGCATGAGTTTCAACTGATAAATTATTTAAAAGCAACCGATTTAGAAATAGGATTATTATTAAACTTCGGCAAGAAACCACAAGTGAAAAGGAAAATCTTTTCAAACAAAAATCTGCGATAA
- a CDS encoding winged helix-turn-helix domain-containing protein: MGKKAYLEIKESVAELQKLLVKQKSFQAGKRLRSLIEIKSGRFSTRQELADYLCVHKRTLERWLNNYKSGGISELLSDKPKVKRSKIITPAIHQGLEQRVNDPHNPFQGYWDARNWVYQEYGVEIKYQRIREYLIKHFKTKVKSPRKSHIKKDKQAEEAFLKTTKHIPRT, translated from the coding sequence ATGGGAAAGAAAGCCTATTTGGAGATAAAAGAATCGGTAGCTGAGCTACAAAAACTGTTGGTAAAACAAAAATCATTTCAGGCAGGAAAACGGCTCAGGAGTTTAATTGAAATAAAATCCGGCAGGTTTAGTACCCGTCAAGAACTTGCAGACTATTTATGTGTGCACAAAAGGACTCTTGAAAGATGGCTCAATAATTACAAATCCGGAGGTATTTCTGAGTTGCTATCCGACAAGCCAAAAGTCAAACGATCAAAAATTATTACGCCTGCAATTCATCAAGGTCTTGAGCAAAGAGTCAATGACCCGCATAATCCGTTCCAGGGGTATTGGGATGCCCGGAACTGGGTATATCAGGAATATGGGGTAGAAATAAAATATCAACGTATCAGGGAATACCTGATAAAACATTTCAAAACCAAGGTAAAAAGCCCGCGGAAATCACATATTAAGAAAGACAAACAGGCCGAAGAAGCTTTTTTAAAAACTACCAAACACATTCCACGCACTTAG
- a CDS encoding efflux RND transporter periplasmic adaptor subunit codes for MKHIKLLILLGVVVAAISCNNQTGSESTELAVPVSVENIKLKSIQQFVSTTGTAKAVYETELSSEIEGNYTLQTNPRTGRKFQLGDRVEKGQVIVKLENAEYLNGLNIESTKLNLEISEQEYEKQKSLYEKGGVTLLEMRNSEVSMITAKNNYESAEIQLAKMQVVAPFSGIIVALPYYTEGVRVSAGESMVSLMNYNKMYMEINLPEKNISEVTTGQEVMITNYTLTEDTLTGHVTELSPIISDETRTFAGKLEIDNPELKLRPGMFIKANIITAQKDSTIVIPKDVIMTGSRGKYVFIVGRNSAANDRRITTGISNQDEIEVLEGLSQNDRLIIKGFETLRDNSKVKVIL; via the coding sequence ATGAAGCATATAAAATTACTTATCCTGTTAGGTGTTGTTGTTGCCGCCATTTCGTGTAACAACCAAACCGGTTCTGAGTCAACTGAGTTAGCTGTTCCTGTTTCAGTTGAAAACATCAAACTTAAAAGTATTCAGCAATTTGTAAGTACTACCGGAACTGCAAAAGCAGTTTACGAGACCGAATTGAGTTCTGAAATTGAAGGAAATTATACTTTGCAAACCAATCCGAGAACGGGGCGCAAATTTCAATTAGGCGACCGCGTTGAAAAAGGTCAGGTTATTGTGAAACTGGAAAATGCAGAATACCTGAACGGACTGAATATTGAGTCGACAAAATTAAATCTTGAGATTTCAGAGCAGGAATACGAAAAACAAAAATCGTTGTACGAAAAAGGTGGTGTAACGCTGCTCGAAATGCGTAACTCTGAAGTGTCGATGATTACCGCCAAAAACAACTACGAAAGTGCTGAAATTCAGTTGGCTAAAATGCAGGTTGTGGCTCCTTTCTCAGGAATCATTGTTGCGCTGCCATACTACACCGAAGGCGTTCGTGTGTCGGCCGGCGAAAGCATGGTTAGCCTGATGAACTATAACAAAATGTATATGGAGATCAACTTACCGGAGAAAAACATTTCGGAAGTAACCACCGGGCAGGAAGTAATGATTACAAACTATACGCTTACCGAAGATACGCTTACCGGACATGTGACTGAATTGTCGCCAATTATTAGCGACGAAACACGCACATTTGCTGGTAAACTCGAAATTGATAATCCGGAACTAAAACTGCGCCCGGGAATGTTTATTAAAGCCAACATTATTACTGCGCAAAAAGATAGTACCATCGTTATTCCGAAAGACGTGATTATGACCGGTTCGCGCGGAAAATATGTATTTATTGTTGGGCGTAACAGTGCTGCCAACGATCGTCGAATCACAACAGGTATCTCCAACCAGGATGAAATTGAAGTGCTTGAAGGCCTCAGCCAAAACGATCGTTTGATTATAAAAGGATTTGAAACACTCCGCGATAATTCAAAAGTTAAAGTGATTTTATAA